A single genomic interval of Daucus carota subsp. sativus chromosome 1, DH1 v3.0, whole genome shotgun sequence harbors:
- the LOC108198036 gene encoding uncharacterized protein LOC108198036 isoform X1: protein MDSLPSIPLPPPPQERYIRSRDHPLFDGMRKSNANRGTLFNFLGRNSKQSISRSVSEISDIKSKKTLTDFSESAASGPIKDSLSDIILEPYPRSSSGRWSKDSKRTSASVKIQSELSIDLGEEDEFGNFSPRASNDESYTRTSMASPTTERSFSMNFESTKLSKIPLPPSAASFYSGHSPQMEVVELCKGIQLINTYLKACKDDVSAGVPGKFLHAVLGQDACDVGSVVSTIMYSFYLHSSLKNDQFCTVPVINMKRADLNSHAELKWLLETCNVDHSQLIFIDEIDLSYYDLFGSLKLVFLNGDNLPEKQEALKGALVEIFNCKKGDSAYRWVDNVTVGEDCSCCTVIAEKFVHNSPEILAGRGFSRLLLAGILLDTRNMSSPRCTDKDRYMATLLINGAGRFGCTGLHQILKYKMYDVTDLKVGHILRKDFKKWTRIGKSDNVAAEMLSYVGLTSIGISIAQLLAHDETSAEEIMQFQQVEKLRLFVIVSGYYDSQKNFKREILVSAESSELMKNLLQFFNSNASQLPLKEMQQPGLLGEMRAFGIDKVTSRRTIERLLEEFGKLVRR from the exons GAACGATATATTCGATCTCGTGATCACCCCCTTTTCGACGGGATGAGAAAAAGCAATGCTAATCGAGGCACTCTCTTCAACTTTCTAGGAAGAAATAGTAAACAGAGCATTTCACGGTCAGTATCAGAAATCAGTGACATTAAATCCAAAAAGACCCTTACTGATTTTTCCGAAAGTGCTGCTTCTGGTCCAATCAAAGATTCACTGTCCGATATTATATTGGAACCTTATCCACGATCTTCATCTGGGAGATGGTCGAAGGATTCCAAGAGAACTTCTGCATCCGTAAAAATTCAGTCAGAATTAAGTATCGACCTTGGGGAAGAAGACGAGTTTGGAAATTTTAGTCCAAGGGCCTCCAATGATGAGTCTTACACTCGAACTAGCATGGCATCACCTACAACTGAAAGATCATTTAGCATGAATTTTGAAAGCACAAAACTCTCCAAAATTCCATTGCCTCCATCTGCAGCATCCTTCTATAGTGGCCATTCACCACAAATGGAAGTTGTGGAATTGTGCAAAGGCATTCAGTTGATAAATACGTATTTGAAAGCTTGCAAGGATGATGTCAGTGCCGGTGTACCTGGAAAATTCTTGCATGCTGTACTCGGACAGGATGCTTGCG ATGTCGGATCTGTTGTTTCAACTATCATGTATTCCTTTTACTTGCATTCATCACTTAAGAACGACCAATTCTGCACTGTTCCTGTTATAAACATGAAAAGGGCAGACTTGAACTCTCATGCTGAGTTAAAATGGCTTCTTGAGACATGTAATGTGGACCACTCACAATTGATTTTCATTGATGAG ATTGACCTCTCATATTATGATTTATTTGGGAGCCTCAAGCTAGTTTTCCTGAACGGAGACAATCTTCCAGAAAAGCAAGAG GCGTTAAAAGGTGCCCTTGTAGAGATTTTCAATTGCAAAAAG GGTGATTCAGCATACCGTTGGGTTGATAATGTCACTGTCGGAGAG GACTGCTCATGCTGTACAGTGATTGCTGAAAAATTTGTGCATAACTCACCTGAGATATTGGCTGGGAGGGGATTCAGTCGGCTGCTG CTTGCAGGTATTCTCTTGGATACCCGAAATATGTCTAGCCCTCGTTGTACCGACAAAGATAGGTACATGGCAACCTTACTGATTAATGGAGCTGGCCGTTTTGGATGCACTGGTCTCCATCAAATTT TGAAGTATAAAATGTATGATGTAACTGATCTAAAAGTAGGACATATCTTACGCAAAGATTTCAAAAAGTGGACAAGGATAG GAAAGTCGGACAATGTTGCAGCAGAAATGTTATCATATGTGGGGTTGACTTCGATTGGAATATCAATCGCGCAACTTTTGGCACATGATGAAACTTCAGCAGAAGAAATTATGCAGTTTCAAC AGGTGGAGAAACTTCGCCTGTTTGTGATCGTTTCTGGCTATTATGATTCCCAGAAGAACTTCAAG AGAGAGATCCTGGTTTCTGCTGAATCCTCTGAACTTATGAAAAACCTTCTTCAATTTTTTAACTCAAATGCCTCCCAGCTGCCCCTTAAAGAAATGCAACAGCCAG GTCTGCTAGGCGAGATGAGAGCATTTGGGATCGACAAGGTTACTTCAAGGAGGACCATTGAGCGGCTGCTAGAAGAATTTGGTAAATTGGTGAGACGCTGA
- the LOC108198036 gene encoding uncharacterized protein LOC108198036 isoform X2: protein MRKSNANRGTLFNFLGRNSKQSISRSVSEISDIKSKKTLTDFSESAASGPIKDSLSDIILEPYPRSSSGRWSKDSKRTSASVKIQSELSIDLGEEDEFGNFSPRASNDESYTRTSMASPTTERSFSMNFESTKLSKIPLPPSAASFYSGHSPQMEVVELCKGIQLINTYLKACKDDVSAGVPGKFLHAVLGQDACDVGSVVSTIMYSFYLHSSLKNDQFCTVPVINMKRADLNSHAELKWLLETCNVDHSQLIFIDEIDLSYYDLFGSLKLVFLNGDNLPEKQEALKGALVEIFNCKKGDSAYRWVDNVTVGEDCSCCTVIAEKFVHNSPEILAGRGFSRLLLAGILLDTRNMSSPRCTDKDRYMATLLINGAGRFGCTGLHQILKYKMYDVTDLKVGHILRKDFKKWTRIGKSDNVAAEMLSYVGLTSIGISIAQLLAHDETSAEEIMQFQQVEKLRLFVIVSGYYDSQKNFKREILVSAESSELMKNLLQFFNSNASQLPLKEMQQPGLLGEMRAFGIDKVTSRRTIERLLEEFGKLVRR, encoded by the exons ATGAGAAAAAGCAATGCTAATCGAGGCACTCTCTTCAACTTTCTAGGAAGAAATAGTAAACAGAGCATTTCACGGTCAGTATCAGAAATCAGTGACATTAAATCCAAAAAGACCCTTACTGATTTTTCCGAAAGTGCTGCTTCTGGTCCAATCAAAGATTCACTGTCCGATATTATATTGGAACCTTATCCACGATCTTCATCTGGGAGATGGTCGAAGGATTCCAAGAGAACTTCTGCATCCGTAAAAATTCAGTCAGAATTAAGTATCGACCTTGGGGAAGAAGACGAGTTTGGAAATTTTAGTCCAAGGGCCTCCAATGATGAGTCTTACACTCGAACTAGCATGGCATCACCTACAACTGAAAGATCATTTAGCATGAATTTTGAAAGCACAAAACTCTCCAAAATTCCATTGCCTCCATCTGCAGCATCCTTCTATAGTGGCCATTCACCACAAATGGAAGTTGTGGAATTGTGCAAAGGCATTCAGTTGATAAATACGTATTTGAAAGCTTGCAAGGATGATGTCAGTGCCGGTGTACCTGGAAAATTCTTGCATGCTGTACTCGGACAGGATGCTTGCG ATGTCGGATCTGTTGTTTCAACTATCATGTATTCCTTTTACTTGCATTCATCACTTAAGAACGACCAATTCTGCACTGTTCCTGTTATAAACATGAAAAGGGCAGACTTGAACTCTCATGCTGAGTTAAAATGGCTTCTTGAGACATGTAATGTGGACCACTCACAATTGATTTTCATTGATGAG ATTGACCTCTCATATTATGATTTATTTGGGAGCCTCAAGCTAGTTTTCCTGAACGGAGACAATCTTCCAGAAAAGCAAGAG GCGTTAAAAGGTGCCCTTGTAGAGATTTTCAATTGCAAAAAG GGTGATTCAGCATACCGTTGGGTTGATAATGTCACTGTCGGAGAG GACTGCTCATGCTGTACAGTGATTGCTGAAAAATTTGTGCATAACTCACCTGAGATATTGGCTGGGAGGGGATTCAGTCGGCTGCTG CTTGCAGGTATTCTCTTGGATACCCGAAATATGTCTAGCCCTCGTTGTACCGACAAAGATAGGTACATGGCAACCTTACTGATTAATGGAGCTGGCCGTTTTGGATGCACTGGTCTCCATCAAATTT TGAAGTATAAAATGTATGATGTAACTGATCTAAAAGTAGGACATATCTTACGCAAAGATTTCAAAAAGTGGACAAGGATAG GAAAGTCGGACAATGTTGCAGCAGAAATGTTATCATATGTGGGGTTGACTTCGATTGGAATATCAATCGCGCAACTTTTGGCACATGATGAAACTTCAGCAGAAGAAATTATGCAGTTTCAAC AGGTGGAGAAACTTCGCCTGTTTGTGATCGTTTCTGGCTATTATGATTCCCAGAAGAACTTCAAG AGAGAGATCCTGGTTTCTGCTGAATCCTCTGAACTTATGAAAAACCTTCTTCAATTTTTTAACTCAAATGCCTCCCAGCTGCCCCTTAAAGAAATGCAACAGCCAG GTCTGCTAGGCGAGATGAGAGCATTTGGGATCGACAAGGTTACTTCAAGGAGGACCATTGAGCGGCTGCTAGAAGAATTTGGTAAATTGGTGAGACGCTGA